The nucleotide window TTTTCTCGAGTTCCCATTTAACTCCTCTGTTTTTTGCCACACCACCAGTCAAAGCAACTTCCCTTTCAACCCCTACACGTCTTGCGAGGTAGTAAATTCTTTGAGCCATCGATCTGTTCACTCCTGCTGCAATGTCTTCCTTTGGGAAACCTCTCTGTAGAAAATGAAGAACTTCGGTTTCAGCAAAAATACTGCATCTTGCAGTAATCTCAATTGGATTTTTTGATATAAAAGTCATCTCTCCGAGTTCTTCAAGCTTTATCCCGAGTGCTCTTGCCTGAATTTCCAAAAATCTCCCAGTGCCTGCTGCGCATTTATCGTTCATCACAAAGTTTACAAGCTTGCCTTTTTCATCTATTCTTATAACCTTTGCATCCTGTCCGCCTATGTCGATAACAGTTCTAACCGTGGGATTAAGCCAGAAGGCTCCTTTTGCGTGACAGCTTATCTCGCTAACGTGTTCTTTGGCAAATCCAGCTTCGACAAGTTTCTCTCTTCCATAGCCAGTTGAAAAAGTTATTATATTGTTTTTGCTCAAACCAAGCTCATCGAGTAACTCACCCATCACCTTTTTTGCAGATTCCACTGGATTTGGAAGCACTCTCATGTTTTTCCAACCGATGACCTTGTTATCTTCAATTATAACAGCCTGAGCCGTAAGAGAACCTACATCGGTTCCTGCGAATAGCATAATATCAGCCTTTTCGCCTCCTCTTCTTGCCTTTTGCTATGAAGAACGCTAATCGGCGTTATTCTACGATTCCAGCAGTCCCCATCAAGTCTCAAAACTGGTATTCCTTCTTTCGTCAGTTCATCTCTTAGAATTCTGAACACGCTTTGGGACTGCTTACATGCATGATGCCCGCTATAAACAGCGCAATTCGCATTCAAATCTTTTACCAGATGCAGAGTATCTTCAACCCACTTGAGTCCCATGTTTTCCGCACCCATCTGCCTCGTCATAACGTAGTTCCAAGCATTGTTGGCAAGAGCGTCAATCGCTTCTTCCTTTGTGCTAACTTCATGCATCTCCTTCAAAACCTGAGAATTAAGGAGATCGTTGAGATAGCTTATTCCGTTGTCCTCAAGCCAGAGCCAGAACTCAAAGAGGTCGATGTAATAGCCAGTATAAACCCAGAGACTTCTTGCAATCTCCTTTTCAGCAGGGTATTCTCCTTTACGTAGTCTCTTCTCTGCCACTTCTATGAATTTCTGAAACATCTCGATTGCTTCATCTCTTCCCCACATTGTAAAGCGGGTTCCGTAGCTCATCAGTGTGAACATGTTTGGCACAGGGCACGGAGAATTTTTCTTGAGCTCATAAAGCTCCCAGTAAAGCTCTGTCGCTTCATTGCATTTTTCGATCGTTTTTATCAATCTGTCTTCATCAACCTCACCCAATTCCGCCTCAAGCTTTGAAAACATCTTATGAAATAGTCTCCTGTATAGTTCGAAATCCCTTGCACTTTCTCCAGTTTTGTCAAGTATTATCTCAGGTATTCCAAGATACTCAGAGACAAATTCATGAATCTTCGAGTTTGCATCACAGGATCCGGGAGCTGCAGAGATCATCATATCGGGAACAAATTCTCTTGCCTGCGTGGACAACAAAATAGAACCCAATGCTATTGTATTTGCTGAGCACACAAAGTCGGGAATTCCGAGAGAGACTGCGAAATCCCAGTATGGCTCGCCCTGATGAGCAAGAGCGAGTGTGCCAGTTGTAGTTACAACTTCAGTTGTAAACGGAACCGCGTTATCAAAAGCATTTATAACTTCAGGAGGGAAGTTAAAGGGTATCATTACGACTTTTTTGCCCTTATCCTTCGCTTCCACAGCTTCAATAACGTGTTTACCAAGAATATCCTGCAAAAATTGTAGTCCGGCCCCATCATGTCTTTCATCAAGAAAGCTTTTGAGCGTGTGAGCCTGCTCCTTTACAAATAGATCCAACATGCTGTTGATTTCATCTCTTGTATAAGCACCAAAATTCCTGATCGTTTTCAGAACCTGATAACTTCTCAAAACCAGCCCATTCTTAATTTCCGACATAATTCACCTCCCCAGCCTTTCCATAAAAGCCTGAACCCTCGTTTTTATTCTGCCAATGTCTGCTGATGAAGCGTATTCTTTTTCCAGCAAAAGCACTGGAATGCCCTCTTTTTCAAGATCCAATCTTAACTTGGCGTTTTCAATACCAAATAAATCACAGAACTTGTTATGGGTCAAAATAACCCCGTCTGCTTCAGCCATTTCAACCATTTGTTTTATAAAATTCTTCCTGAAATTGTATTCTCCGAACATCCTTGCGCATATCTTCAGAGTTTCGAGATACTTTTTCGCAAGAAACTCGTAGATGTCTCCACCATCATACTCCATCGCATTCCAGAATCCACCTGTGCCAAAGCACGTTGTTTCTGCCACAATCAACGCACCCATTTCTTCGATCTTTTTTAGAAGTTCAATTTCATCTAACGGACTTCCTCCAAGCACGATTTTAGCCCTAAAGTCTATTTTTCTGCCTTGGCTCAAAACTTTATCAAGCAAAGAGTTGAAAGTCTCTGAAGGCAAGGATTCGCGTGCGATAGCCAGTGCTATGGCTTCGTGTCCATAAAAATTTGGAATCTTGTATCTTTTTTTGCCAAAATCTGCGAGCTTTTTGTTAATCTGAGCTTGGAGCCTTATTTGACCTATAATATCATCCTCGTGTATTTTCAGCTGGAATTGTTTCTCAAAAAAGCTTTTTAGATCCCTTATTTCATCTGCGAAAAATTTTAGGGTATCCTCATTGACAATGTGTGGGACTTTAAAGTAATAAATGAATTTAGCCTTCTTTGCGTGGTTGATTTCATCGAAAGTGCCCATCCAGTGATCACAACCCCTAACTCTAACAAAGCCATCGAGAAAATCGTAGCTCCCATTTAAAACAAGTTCAAGACAACTTCTGCACAGACTACAGTTATATCTGGAGAGGTAGGAATCTGCTGTGGAAGTATCTGGATTGCTGTTTCCTCTTAGCCTAAAGGGCAGAATTTTACCTGCTTCAGCAACTTCTTTTGGCAGAGCTATGCATGCATGACCAATTACAAAACCGCCTTTAGACTTCCAGTCTTTTATATAATCATTTTCCAGAATTCTGGAGATTTCTTGGACTTTATCCAGCCCCATTATCTCTCACCTTCTCTCCTCATGCTCATAAAACCCGCAAAGGACTGGAGCAGTGGAAGTGCAAGAGCTGAGAGTATTTGCGGATTTGATGCTATGACGTCCATTATTGACTTTACTAAGTTGTTTAGTAATTTTTCGAGCTCTTTCTTGTCTGAAGAAGCGATTACAGAATTTATAATTCCTGAAATCGCCTTTGGATCACTCTCAGCAATTCCATTTATGATCTTCGCAATCCCGCTTAAAATTTCGCCAAGTTTCTTTGTGTCAACCTCCTTAAGCAAAGATGTTGTAACCTGTGCAGAGAGATCTGGTGGTAGTTCGTTAAACTTCGAAATTGCTTTGCTTCCCATACTCATCAAGAGGTTAAGTGCAGTGGGTGCCAAAGGAGCTAAAGCCATAATTGTTAGCGGATTTTTCCACAGCGCATTGTTTAATGCATCGCTTAAATCGCTTAAATCTTCTAAAATTGCGTTGATCGCTTTTCTGAACTCTTCAACGTCTAAAGAGTTGAAAAACTTCTCCATTGTAGCCTCAGCTACCTCTTTGAACTTTCTGTCGCCCTTCCCGAGCACATAATTACCCTCATGCACCTTATTGATCAGTGCGGAAACGCTTCCCACGGTTTTTCCCAATTGTTCCACGTCAAACTTGCCGATAGTTCCAAAAAGAGCACTCGCAAGAACTTCGGACGGCATCTCGACTCTTTTGAGCGCATCATTAGCTATAGTCAAGCTGGCATTTACAACAGCGGGAATAGGTGTTATCAGATTCCCGAGCTTTACAGGATTTCCAAAAATTTTCTCATTTATAATCTCAAATGTTCCAGTTGCGCAGTATGCGGAATCCTCAATGAATTTCTTGAGTTTACCAAAGTCCATAGTGTCGATAAATTCACCAATTTTGCTTCCCAATACTTCTGCAACAAGCTTTGGATGCTCCTTTCTTAGCCTTTCCATCTGATCGAAAAAGTCGTTGACCGCCTTGGCTGCGTAAATTGCATTGAGATCGTTAGCGACTCCCTTGAGTAGTCCAAATACCGCATCAGTGGCAAAATTTCCAATATAGGAATTTAATCCACGAAAAACTCCAAAAGTTGCATTTATTGTTCTCGGTGCAAGGCTGAAGAGAGTTGTTGCAAACTCCAGATCTTTGCTGAGAAGCTCTCTAACGTCTTTTTCTATCTTAACAGGACTCGCAAACTCCGTAGCCATTCTTCTAACAAGATCTTTGGCAAATACCGAAGTCCCCATCGTTTTCATCAAACCGAAAAACATGTCGAACATAGCATCACCTCCAAATTTTAAAGCTGGGTGCAGGCATAAAAATGTCTTGCAACATCCATCTGGCACAACTGCCTTCCGCCCATCCATAGTTGAATTATTTTAACATCTCTCCAGTGCTTTTCAACATCGAAGTTCCGATCAATACCGTAGTGTGCGAGAAGATTCATCGCCTTCTCTGCAACATTGCAGCAGGCATCACATACCTTCAATTTTAAAGCTCTCCCTCTGGCAATTATCTCAGAAGAGAACCTCTCGCCATAGAGCTCAGGGTTGTCGAGCATTCTTGCGTAGGTGTAAACAGCAGATCTGCAGATCTCTATTTCAGCAGCGATATCAGCCAGAATTCCTGCAACTGCTGTGTTCTCCTTTAAAGGTTTGCCTCTATACCTGAACTCACTGCATTTCTCAAGCAGAATTTCGTAAATGTTCTCCATTGCTCCAAGTGCCATCCCAGCGCTACCAAGACAGCCTGTAGAGATGATTATTCTGAAATACCTTGCATCCAGTCCTTCGCCCCAGGCTCGGTAATGCTTTGGAACCCTTACGTTTTCAAACCAGATGTCAGAATTTTTGTCTGCAGCCATTCCCGCCTTTCTGTATGGCTCCCCTTGCTTTACTCCTGGCAAATTCGCAGGAACGTAGATATAGGCAAAGCATCTCTCATCTGCCACGCCTGGATTTGTCGTGCAAACAACCCCAAATAAATCTGCAAGACCTCCACTGTTTGTTGGCCAAAGTTTGTGACCGTTTATGACCCATTCGTCGCCTTCGAGCTTTGCGGTAGTTCTTATGGTTTTTCCTTTAAGCTCATCGAGGTTCTCTATGTCTGAGCCACCCTGTGGTTCTGTCATAGCATTTGCTGAAATTGTCAGCTTTTTACGCCTGTAAAGTGGAGCAAACTCTGCACAAAGGTCATAATTTATGTGAGGCTTCACAGCTATCACGAAGAGTGGCCATAAAGAAACGCCTACCGATACTGCTATTCCAGTGTCGTATCTTCCGATTTCTTCCATTACTCTTGCGGTGATTGAGCCAAAATAGTCTGAACTGCCAAGCCCCCATCCACCAACTTCTTCTGGAAAAATAGCCATCTGAATTCCGTAGTTAACCATTAGCTTCTCCAAGGCGGGTTCTATTGTTTTGTGCTCTTTCCAGTCCTCATCGAAGTTTCTTCTATGTGGTATAACGTATTTCTCGCCCCAATCCCTTATCATCTCAGCGAGATACCTTTCAAGAGGAGATTCAAATTCTTTAATTCTCGCAAACTCCAAAATATCACCCCCTACCAGAGTTTAGCACCAAAGTAACCAGAGGATAGTTCCAGAAGCAGATGATATTGATTTAGAACTGTTTTTAGGCTCTTTGCATCTCTCCACTGCTTCTCCAAAAGCCCCTCTCGCGCATAGCCTTGAGAAGCCATTAGCTCCATGGCTCGGTCTGCAGATAAGAAAGCGGAATTTGAGCATTTCAGAGCAGAGAGTATCGAGAAAAGGTATAATTCTTCTTCGTTTCTATCTTCAAGCATCATTTTTGCCAGAATTTGTGCAATTGACTTTGCCTCAATCGCTTCTCTTGCAACCTCAGCTATTACAAGCGCATCAACTGTGTTGTCTCGTAGAGGCTTTCCCCTGATCGTTCTTTTTTCTGCCCAGTCTCTAAGAATTCTGCATGAATCAAAAGCTGAGCCTACGCAGAGCGCTGAGAGACATAGATTTAGATACGTGTATAATTTCATCCAAGCGTTTCCAGTCAGTATTCTGTTTTTCTCAATCTCTGCGTTGATCTTGACATCACAATTCCTGCTTGCGATCAATCCAGTGTTTTTAACCAATTCGCCTTTTTCAACATCTTCGGAATCTATGAGAGCAAGAGATACACCATTGTAATTGCAAAAAACAACAAATAAATTTGCATCAAAGCCCGAGTTCAAAGGTCTTCCAAAACCCTTTATTTTTATTTTATCCCCCCTATCTACAGCTTTAGCAAGTTCGAAACCCCTAAAATCACTCTTTCCAAACTGTGGCGGAAAAATAGAGATCCTTAGCAAATCCTGTGAAGATTTTTTAGCAATTAAATCAAATGCCTCGCTTCCCTGAGCGGAAATCATCGAAGCCAATACTGCAGAGAGCACAAAACCTATTCCAGAATCTGCTTTCCCTATTTCCTCAAAGCTTCTGAGTAAAACCGCTGGTAATTCCTCACCACTAACACCCGCACCACCCAATTCTTCGGGAAGCACTAACTTCTGCATCCCAATATCCAAAAAAAGCTTCTTCATGGCTTTTTCAGCTATTTCAAGTTCGTCGTCTATCTGTGCTCTGAAGGGAATAACTTCCTTCTCTGCCCACTCATTTATGCTTTTTCCAAGCATCTCTGCAACGTCACTTCTAAGTTCGGAAATACTCTCAAATTCCATTTTCATCGTATTTTATTTGCAGACACATCGATAAAACTGTTTTGTATAAACATGATAATGTCTTGCACAAATCTTTAAATATCATGCACAAAAGTTTTAAATCGACTAAAAAACATTCGATCATGAAGAAAAGACTTCACACCACTATAAGTGCTGAGGCGAGTAAGATAATTGAAAAGTATCTCGCCGAATATGGCAGAGTGAATAATGTTATTGAGGAAGCTTTAATGGTTTTTGATCGGTATAAACAGGGCAATTTCGATACCACCTGCAATCTCATCGAGCTGATGGATGAAGCGAATCTCGTTGCGTTCAATGCAAAAACAATCGAACTCGTGGTTTCAGGTGAAATCGAAAAAGCTTTGTGCGATAACGAATTGGAGATAATTATAAGAAGGATCTATAAAAAACCACTTGCCGAAATATCAGTTCTCGAGGCTATTCAGGGTATTGAAAAGTGCCTTTTGACAACTAGAAAGGCAATAAAGGTCAACTTGAAAACCGATAACAGAGGTCATTACTTGCTTGTGACGTCCAATCTCGGAAAAAATACGGATATAATCGTATGCGAAGCGATAAGAAGATTTCTTGAGAAAAACTTCAACGTTAAAGTTTCATTTGAAGTATTTTCGCAAGGATATAGCATTTTTGCAGAGTTAAAGCATATAAAACAGGATCTTGTGATCCCAGAACAGTCTGGGAGACTTGAAGCGGGCAAAGAATTCCAGATTGCCTGATTTTTACCTAAAATTATAACGAAATGGCTTTGGAAAATAGGAAATTTTTTAAGAGTAAAGCAAAGCTTAGCTATAGTTTGCAAGATCGATTAAGGGAAAAGTTCAGAATGTTGGTTATCACTTTTTTTGATTGAAGAAGCTGACTCGCTTTCCGTTCCATGCTTCGATCGAGAGTTCAAGAGGCAGAGTTAGAGATATTCGAAGTTCAGAGCGAGTTTCAAAAATTCCCAGCTCTCAAAGATCGTTCGAATCGGAGTAAAGATGCTTGAAAACAGGACAAGATGCCCGAAAAGAAAGACACAATGCTAAGAAAAAAGAATGATGCTCGAGAAGCACGACGAAACGATAAAGAATAGTAAATTGAAAATAAATTTGATCAGACGATAGAGGAGCTTCAGAAAGAAGATAGACTTCGTTGCAGAAGCTGAAGATCTTTGCGCTTTCGAAATCGAAATAGCATTTGATCCAGGTAGTTCAGTTCAAAATCTATCGATAGAAAGAACTTTTAACGGAGATTTTAACATAGATCGGGAAGTTGGAATCATAAAGATAGTTGGCTTTAGCGCCGAACCTTTGAATGGAAAAATGAATCTCGCAAAAATAGAATCTGAGGGTGAACTGAAAATAAATTTTGCAAAGCTCTACAACTCACAGGGAGAAGAAATTTTCTCGAAAAGGGGGAAATGAAAACCTTTTCTAACTCCAACTGTTCAAACTTCGGAAAAATTTGTTCCAACTGCAACAGAAACTCCAGAAAAATCGGAAACTCCCGTGCAAACACAAATTCCAGCAGATAAAAAATAGAGGTTACAACACACACTCAAGGATTCATTTCTGGATTTGAAGCTCTCTTTGCAATCGCTGGGCTCTTAGCGGTGGCTTATCTGCTTAGGAGGAAGAATTAAATTCTATTTTTTAATTTTGAAACGCAATTCTTGCAAAAATTCGAAGTCTTTTTATCGACTTCCAGAACATTGTTCGAAAAGTTCATAACGCATCCAGGAGTTTTGCAGTGCTCCAAACCAAAAACATGCCCTAATTCATGCACTGCTTCTTTTAGAAGCCTAATCTTGAGCTCTTCTCTGTCAACTCCTAATTTTAGCCTATGATAAGAAACAACCGCTTTTTTGCCCCCTACTTCCGCTTCGCCAAAGACAAAATTAAGCCCTCTTGCGTATAGATCTTCTGATGTTACCGCAAGTGTGATCTCAGACACTTTCAATGTAGCAAGGATACAGGTTGAATTGTATTGTCCCCGCTTGCTGTAGCAATTCGAAGGCATCGGGATTTTGGGAAGAATCGAGATCTCAGTGTTGAATACATTTCTTAATTCTCCTGCAAGCCACTCTAAAAGTTCCACATCAACTTCTCCGAGAGGCTGAAGCTGGATCATAAAAATCGCAGGTTTTCGGAGATCACTTTTGCAACGTCTACACCAAAGTTTGTAAGGATATAATACCCCCCATAGATCGTTCCAATCGTGCTACCGAGATTCGTTAACGCTGCGACAAGGATCACTCTGAAGAATTTGTTGTTGAGCATTTCTCTCAAGCTATCTGTCTTGAAAACATCCTCTACATCCTTCATCGTTGGCTTTCTGATCCAAGCTTCAACTGCTCCAGAGATCCATCCAGCTGCTAAAAACGGGTTTAAAGACGTAAGCCATGCGCATAAAAATGCTGACAGCACAGACAACGGATGTCCTCTTGCAATAAGTGCTCCAAGTCCTGCAAGAATTCCATTGATCAGAAACCAATAGATAAAGACCTTGTATAGCAACTCGAATGCAAAAATCGCAGTCAGAGCGAAGAATGTAAGTATTATGCCAATGAATGCAATCCCGATCCACCTGAGCTTATTGCTTTGCTTTACCTCAAGCAGTTTCTCAGGATTCTGCACACCTCTCTGCATCGCCTCAACGATCCCCTTCTTGTGCCCCGCTCCTACTACCGCAACAACTTTGTTGTATTTCTCCATTGCCCTAAGCAAATTGTAAGCCATGAACTCGTCTCTTTCGTCGATCAAAACCTTTGCAGCCTTTGGCGAAATCTTTCTGAACTCCCTAACGAGAAGATCTATTATGTCCTCCCTAAGCACTTCCTCGACTTCAACATCTTTGCCAAAAGAACCCCTGAGCATGTAATAGAAGAACTTTAGCTTTTCAAAGAAGCTCATCTGTCCCCAGAGGCGCTTAAAGGTAATCGTAATATCCCGATCTATAAGCAGAATATCTGCATTGACCTCCTTTGCCTTGTTTATTGCTGTAAGCATTTCTTCTCCGGGCTTTGTCTTCATCTCTTCTCCCATTTTTCTCTGGAAATAGCCGAGAATTAGCTGTAGCAATATTAAGAAGAAATCACCCCTCTTAAGTATCTCAGACACTTTTACTTCTTCTCTTTCTCCAATCAAAGCTCTATATCTTGCTGGACAAAGCTCCACAGCCACTGCGTCGGGCTTTTCGTTCTCTATGACCGCCTTTACTTCTTCAACGCTCTTCTGCAAAACATGAGCGGTGCCAACAATGATCAGCTTCTTTTCCACTCCAACACCTCCAGAAATTCAAGCAGTTCTTTGATCTTCATTAGATCACTCCTTGAAACTATTCCAACAAGCTTTCCGTCTTCGACAACTGGAATTCTCCCAATTCCCCTCTCACTCATGAGCCTAAAAGCCTCAAAAGCCCTGTCTTTTGGAGAGAGAGTAATAACTTCTTTGCTCATTACTTCTTCCACTTTTGCATTCGGATCTGCATTCATAATGTCCTTTAAGGTCACTATTCCAACAAGGTTGTTATCTTTAACAACGGGATAGCCAAGATGTTTGTGTCTGAACATAAGATCGATCACCTCTCCAACTCTTGTCTCTGGAGAGACTGAGATCACGTCTTTTGTCATTATGTCTCCTATTGAAAACCTCGAAAATAGATCTTCAGCGGTCACGATCTTCTCTTCTTCGCTTGCTCCGAGATATATAAAGAGTGCGATGAGCATGAGCCAGATATTCACACCAAAAAATCCGATTATTCCCATGGCAATCGCTATCGCTTTGCCAATTCCTGCAGCGGTTTTTGTAGCTTTTGTGTAGCTTGCCTTTCTTGCTATTATGCTACGCAAAACTCTTCCGCCATCCATTGGAAAAGCGGGAATAAGGTTGAAGATCGTAAGTATTGAGTTGAAATAGGCACTGATCAGGAAAAACATAGAAATTCCGCCCGCTGTGTTTAGAGCTACAATGAAGCTCAGAATGGCAATCGTTAAACTCGCTAAAGGCCCAGCTAATGCTATGGCAAGCTCTTCTTTTGGATTCTTTGGGATTTTTTCCATCATTGCGACTCCGCCGAAGATGAAGAGCATTATTCCCTTCACCTTAACGCCGAACTTCATTGCTATAAGTGAGTGGGCAAGCTCATGCAAAAGCACCGCAATGAATACAAAGATCGAAGCCAAGATTGAAAAAGCAATTCTTTCAGGTTCTTTAAGATTTGCAAAGCCAAATGGCTCACTTGAGACGTAGAAGTAGCTTGAAAGTATGAATAGAATTATGAAAAGGCTCCAGTGGATCATAATCTCGATACCTTTCACCCTTGCGATTCTGAGAGAGGCGTCCATAGTCTCTCTTGCTCATGCAATCTTTAAGCTTTTAGGTTCTTTCTGCAAATGAAGAGTAAAGATATATACCGTGATTAGAACAGAACTCGATGACTCTCGAAAAGGAATACCTTGACATCACGTTTCTGAAGGAGAATGGCTTTGTCAGGAAGAAATGCGTCAAGTGTGGCAAGTTCTTCTGGACTGCGGACGAACGTGAGATCTGCGGAGACCCACCTTGCGGTGGTTATACCTTTATAGGCAATTCTCCTTTTAAGAGAAGCTTTGAGCTCGATGAAATGCGGGAATTCTACCTCAAATTCTTTGAAGAGCGAGGACATGCAAGGATTGAGAGGTATCCGGTGGTTGCGAGATGGAGAGATGATATTTACTTAACAATCGCAAGCATTGCGGACTTTCAGCCATTCGTCACCGCAGGAATTGCTCCACCTCCAGCTAATCCGCTTACAATTTCTCAGCCGTGCATAAGGCTTGATGATTTGGACAGCGTTGGTAGAACTGGAAGACACTTGACACTTTTTGAAATGATGGCACACCATGCGTTCAACTTTCCGGGCAAGGAGATCTACTGGAAGAACGAAACCGTTGCTTACTGCACGGAGCTCCTTGAAAAGCTCGGAATTAAAAAAGAGAACATAGTTTACAAAGAAGAACCATGGGCGGGTGGAGGAAACGCTGGACCCTGCTTGGAAGCAATCATCAGCGGACTTGAGCTTGCAACGCTCGTCTTCATGAATTTAAAGGCTGACGAAAACGGGGACATTGAGATCAAGGGGGAGAGATATCGCAGAATGGACAACTACATCGTCGACACGGGCTACGGGCTTGAGAGATTTGTATGGATGAGCAAGGGCTCTCCGACGGTTTACGATGCAATTTTTGGCAAAGTTCTTGACAAGATCTTTGATTCAAGTGGTCTTAGGGATCTTAAAGGCAAAGACACGAGGGCAATAGTTGCTGAAACCTCAAGACTTGCGGGAATGGGCTATTCGAGGGATAAAATACTTTCAGAGATCTCTAAAAAGTTCGATATGAGCGTTGAAGAAGCAAAAAGCCTAACGGAGCCAATAGCGAAGATTTATGCTTTGGCGGATCATACAAGATGCCTTCTTTTCATGCTTGGCGATGGCTTAGTGCCTTCCAATGCGGGAGCGGGCTATCTTGCAAGGCTGATGATTAGAAGAAGCCTTAGACTTGCAGACGAGCTACAAGTTAGCCTCGATCTTTACGATCTTGTCGATCTGCACAACAAGACACTTAAATTTAAGTTTGAGATTCCTTTGGAGACAATTGAAGAAGTTCTGAAGCTCGAAAAGGAGAGATTCATGGCTACGATTTCTAAGGGGTTAAAGCTTGTAGAGAGAACAGTTGAGAAAAAGAAGAGCATAGGAAAAGAAGACCTGATTGAATTCTACGACTCACACGGCATTCCTGCGGAGCTTGTGCTCAAGATCGCAGAAGATAAGGGATTGAAAGTTGATTTGCCAGCTGACTTTTACTCTGAGCTTGCAAAGAGGCATTCTAAAGCTGTAAAAGAAGAAAAAGAGGAGATAAAGCTTACAAGAAGTTATCCAAAAACTGAGAAGCTTTACTATGACAATCCAAAGCTCTTTGAGTTCAACGCTAAAGCGATTGGCTACGAAAATGGGTTCCTGATTCTTGACAGAACCGCATTCTATCCAGAGAGCGGAGGACAGGACAGCGATGCGGGTTACATAGTTTGGAATGGTGAGAAATTAAGGGTAGTTTACGTTACTGAAGTCGATGGCGTAGTCTTGCACAAACTCGAAAAGCCCATAGCTATCAGCGGTGAGATTAAAGGTATTATCGATTCAGAAAGAAGAATTAGGCACATGAGACATCACTCTGCAACGCACGTGCTTCTTTACACACTACAAAAACTCTATGGAAAGCACATATGGCAAGCTGGAGCTAAAAAGGAATTTGAAAAGGCGAGGCTTGACGTTAGCCATTATAAAAAGATTGGCGAAGAAGAGGTCAGAGAAATCGAGAGACTTGCAAATAAGGAAGTCTTTGCGAATAAGGAGATAAAGTGGTTCTGGATGGACAGAATCGAAGCGGAGAAGAAATTCGGCTTCAGGCTCTACCAAGGCGGAGTTCCACCAGGAAAGGAGATTAGAATTGTAATGGTTGGAGACGACGTTC belongs to Archaeoglobaceae archaeon and includes:
- a CDS encoding TraB/GumN family protein, encoding MEKKLIIVGTAHVLQKSVEEVKAVIENEKPDAVAVELCPARYRALIGEREEVKVSEILKRGDFFLILLQLILGYFQRKMGEEMKTKPGEEMLTAINKAKEVNADILLIDRDITITFKRLWGQMSFFEKLKFFYYMLRGSFGKDVEVEEVLREDIIDLLVREFRKISPKAAKVLIDERDEFMAYNLLRAMEKYNKVVAVVGAGHKKGIVEAMQRGVQNPEKLLEVKQSNKLRWIGIAFIGIILTFFALTAIFAFELLYKVFIYWFLINGILAGLGALIARGHPLSVLSAFLCAWLTSLNPFLAAGWISGAVEAWIRKPTMKDVEDVFKTDSLREMLNNKFFRVILVAALTNLGSTIGTIYGGYYILTNFGVDVAKVISENLRFL
- a CDS encoding M50 family metallopeptidase — translated: MDASLRIARVKGIEIMIHWSLFIILFILSSYFYVSSEPFGFANLKEPERIAFSILASIFVFIAVLLHELAHSLIAMKFGVKVKGIMLFIFGGVAMMEKIPKNPKEELAIALAGPLASLTIAILSFIVALNTAGGISMFFLISAYFNSILTIFNLIPAFPMDGGRVLRSIIARKASYTKATKTAAGIGKAIAIAMGIIGFFGVNIWLMLIALFIYLGASEEEKIVTAEDLFSRFSIGDIMTKDVISVSPETRVGEVIDLMFRHKHLGYPVVKDNNLVGIVTLKDIMNADPNAKVEEVMSKEVITLSPKDRAFEAFRLMSERGIGRIPVVEDGKLVGIVSRSDLMKIKELLEFLEVLEWKRS
- the alaS gene encoding alanine--tRNA ligase, which codes for MTLEKEYLDITFLKENGFVRKKCVKCGKFFWTADEREICGDPPCGGYTFIGNSPFKRSFELDEMREFYLKFFEERGHARIERYPVVARWRDDIYLTIASIADFQPFVTAGIAPPPANPLTISQPCIRLDDLDSVGRTGRHLTLFEMMAHHAFNFPGKEIYWKNETVAYCTELLEKLGIKKENIVYKEEPWAGGGNAGPCLEAIISGLELATLVFMNLKADENGDIEIKGERYRRMDNYIVDTGYGLERFVWMSKGSPTVYDAIFGKVLDKIFDSSGLRDLKGKDTRAIVAETSRLAGMGYSRDKILSEISKKFDMSVEEAKSLTEPIAKIYALADHTRCLLFMLGDGLVPSNAGAGYLARLMIRRSLRLADELQVSLDLYDLVDLHNKTLKFKFEIPLETIEEVLKLEKERFMATISKGLKLVERTVEKKKSIGKEDLIEFYDSHGIPAELVLKIAEDKGLKVDLPADFYSELAKRHSKAVKEEKEEIKLTRSYPKTEKLYYDNPKLFEFNAKAIGYENGFLILDRTAFYPESGGQDSDAGYIVWNGEKLRVVYVTEVDGVVLHKLEKPIAISGEIKGIIDSERRIRHMRHHSATHVLLYTLQKLYGKHIWQAGAKKEFEKARLDVSHYKKIGEEEVREIERLANKEVFANKEIKWFWMDRIEAEKKFGFRLYQGGVPPGKEIRIVMVGDDVQACGGTHCSSTGEIGVIKILSVDSIQDGVIRFEFAVAESAIEAIAKMESLLRDSSRILRVEPQMLPKTVERFFEEWKEQKKEIERLKERIAEAIGENLLKNAEEFNGLKVVAEIVTGDMAELLKLGDYLARKGVVGCLMSSGEGKAFIVAFASGNYDAREIIREVGRHAKGSGGGRKELAQGAVEKLLSRDELASIIFGYLSRKG